The following coding sequences lie in one Vicugna pacos chromosome 5, VicPac4, whole genome shotgun sequence genomic window:
- the NUP35 gene encoding nucleoporin NUP35 isoform X4, producing the protein MAAFAVEPQAPTLGSEPMMLGSPTSPKPGVNAQFLPGFLMGDLPAPVTPQPRSISGPSVGVMEMRSPLLAGGSPPQPVVPAHKDKSGAPPVRSIYDDISSPGLGSTPLTSRRQANISVMQSPLVGVMTTTPGTGQSMFSPANIGQPRKTTLSPAQMDPFYTQGDSLTSEDHLDDTWVTVFGFPQASASYILLQFAQYGNILKHVMSNTGNWMHIRYQSKLQARKALSKDGRIFGESIMIGVKPCIDKSVMENSDRCALSSPSVAFTPPIKTLGTPTQPGSTPRISTMRPLATAYKASTSDYQVISDRQTPKKDESLISKAMEYMFGW; encoded by the exons ATGGCAGCCTTTGCCGTGGAACCCCAGGCCCCCACGCTGG GATCTGAACCAATGATGTTGGGTTCACCCACGTCTCCAAAGCCAGGGGTTAATGCCCAGTTCTTACCTGGATTTTTAATGGGGGATTTGCCAGCTCCAGTGACTCCACAACCCAGATCAATCAGTGGCCCCTCAGTAGGAGTAATGGAAATGAGGTCACCTTTACTTGCGG GTGGGTCACCACCACAGCCAGTTGTACCAGCTCATAAAGATAAAAGTGGAGCTCCACCGGTTAGAAGTATATATGATGACATTTCCAGCCCAGGACTGGGGTCAACACCTTTAACTTCAAGAAGACAG GCAAACATTTCAGTAATGCAGAGTCCTCTTGTTGGAGTTATGACAACTACTCCTGGAACAG GGCAAAGTATGTTTAGTCCAGCAAATATTGGTCAACCACGAAAGACAACGTTATCTCCTGCCCAGATGGATCCTTTTTATACTCAAGGAGATTCTCTGACATCTGAAGATCACCTTGATGACACTTGGGTGACTGTGTTCGG gttTCCTCAAGCATCTGCTTCTTATATATTATTACAATTTGCACAATATGGGAATATCTTAAAACATGTG ATGTCCAACACAGGAAATTGGATGCATATTCGTTATCAATCTAAACTGCAGGCCCGGAAAGCCTTAAGCAAAGATGGGAGAATTTTTGGAGAGTCCATCATGATTGGTGTAAAACCATGTATAGATAAA agtgttatggaaaacagtgacAGGTGTGCTTTATCATCTCCATCTGTAGCCTTTACACCACCAATCAAAACCTTAGGTACACCAACCCAACCTGGGAGTACTCCTAGGATTTCTACCATGAGACCTCTTGCTACAGCATACAAAGCTTCTACTAGTGATTATCAG GTTATTTCTGACAGACAGAcaccaaaaaaagatgaaagtctCATATCCAAAGCAATGGAATACATGTTCGGCTGGTAG
- the NUP35 gene encoding nucleoporin NUP35 isoform X2: MAAFAVEPQAPTLGSEPMMLGSPTSPKPGVNAQFLPGFLMGDLPAPVTPQPRSISGPSVGVMEMRSPLLAGGSPPQPVVPAHKDKSGAPPVRSIYDDISSPGLGSTPLTSRRQANISVMQSPLVGVMTTTPGTEKVENKQDDETAPVVRIVFEDKGQGWKQGDQTLGYCINPGQSMFSPANIGQPRKTTLSPAQMDPFYTQGDSLTSEDHLDDTWVTVFGFPQASASYILLQFAQYGNILKHVMSNTGNWMHIRYQSKLQARKALSKDGRIFGESIMIGVKPCIDKSVMENSDRCALSSPSVAFTPPIKTLGTPTQPGSTPRISTMRPLATAYKASTSDYQVISDRQTPKKDESLISKAMEYMFGW, encoded by the exons ATGGCAGCCTTTGCCGTGGAACCCCAGGCCCCCACGCTGG GATCTGAACCAATGATGTTGGGTTCACCCACGTCTCCAAAGCCAGGGGTTAATGCCCAGTTCTTACCTGGATTTTTAATGGGGGATTTGCCAGCTCCAGTGACTCCACAACCCAGATCAATCAGTGGCCCCTCAGTAGGAGTAATGGAAATGAGGTCACCTTTACTTGCGG GTGGGTCACCACCACAGCCAGTTGTACCAGCTCATAAAGATAAAAGTGGAGCTCCACCGGTTAGAAGTATATATGATGACATTTCCAGCCCAGGACTGGGGTCAACACCTTTAACTTCAAGAAGACAG GCAAACATTTCAGTAATGCAGAGTCCTCTTGTTGGAGTTATGACAACTACTCCTGGAACAG AAAAGGTGGAAAACAAACAGGATGATGAGACTGCTCCTGTGGTGAGAATAGTCTTTGAGGATAAGGGACAAGGGTGGAAGCAAGGAGACCAGACACTTGGCTACTGCATTAATCCAG GGCAAAGTATGTTTAGTCCAGCAAATATTGGTCAACCACGAAAGACAACGTTATCTCCTGCCCAGATGGATCCTTTTTATACTCAAGGAGATTCTCTGACATCTGAAGATCACCTTGATGACACTTGGGTGACTGTGTTCGG gttTCCTCAAGCATCTGCTTCTTATATATTATTACAATTTGCACAATATGGGAATATCTTAAAACATGTG ATGTCCAACACAGGAAATTGGATGCATATTCGTTATCAATCTAAACTGCAGGCCCGGAAAGCCTTAAGCAAAGATGGGAGAATTTTTGGAGAGTCCATCATGATTGGTGTAAAACCATGTATAGATAAA agtgttatggaaaacagtgacAGGTGTGCTTTATCATCTCCATCTGTAGCCTTTACACCACCAATCAAAACCTTAGGTACACCAACCCAACCTGGGAGTACTCCTAGGATTTCTACCATGAGACCTCTTGCTACAGCATACAAAGCTTCTACTAGTGATTATCAG GTTATTTCTGACAGACAGAcaccaaaaaaagatgaaagtctCATATCCAAAGCAATGGAATACATGTTCGGCTGGTAG
- the NUP35 gene encoding nucleoporin NUP35 isoform X1 — protein sequence MNHPLVRNLTLTDINCSCPHMADITGSEPMMLGSPTSPKPGVNAQFLPGFLMGDLPAPVTPQPRSISGPSVGVMEMRSPLLAGGSPPQPVVPAHKDKSGAPPVRSIYDDISSPGLGSTPLTSRRQANISVMQSPLVGVMTTTPGTEKVENKQDDETAPVVRIVFEDKGQGWKQGDQTLGYCINPGQSMFSPANIGQPRKTTLSPAQMDPFYTQGDSLTSEDHLDDTWVTVFGFPQASASYILLQFAQYGNILKHVMSNTGNWMHIRYQSKLQARKALSKDGRIFGESIMIGVKPCIDKSVMENSDRCALSSPSVAFTPPIKTLGTPTQPGSTPRISTMRPLATAYKASTSDYQVISDRQTPKKDESLISKAMEYMFGW from the exons ATGAATCATCCCCTGGTCAGAAATCTGACATTAACTGATATTAATTGTTCATGTCCACATATGGCAGATATTACAG GATCTGAACCAATGATGTTGGGTTCACCCACGTCTCCAAAGCCAGGGGTTAATGCCCAGTTCTTACCTGGATTTTTAATGGGGGATTTGCCAGCTCCAGTGACTCCACAACCCAGATCAATCAGTGGCCCCTCAGTAGGAGTAATGGAAATGAGGTCACCTTTACTTGCGG GTGGGTCACCACCACAGCCAGTTGTACCAGCTCATAAAGATAAAAGTGGAGCTCCACCGGTTAGAAGTATATATGATGACATTTCCAGCCCAGGACTGGGGTCAACACCTTTAACTTCAAGAAGACAG GCAAACATTTCAGTAATGCAGAGTCCTCTTGTTGGAGTTATGACAACTACTCCTGGAACAG AAAAGGTGGAAAACAAACAGGATGATGAGACTGCTCCTGTGGTGAGAATAGTCTTTGAGGATAAGGGACAAGGGTGGAAGCAAGGAGACCAGACACTTGGCTACTGCATTAATCCAG GGCAAAGTATGTTTAGTCCAGCAAATATTGGTCAACCACGAAAGACAACGTTATCTCCTGCCCAGATGGATCCTTTTTATACTCAAGGAGATTCTCTGACATCTGAAGATCACCTTGATGACACTTGGGTGACTGTGTTCGG gttTCCTCAAGCATCTGCTTCTTATATATTATTACAATTTGCACAATATGGGAATATCTTAAAACATGTG ATGTCCAACACAGGAAATTGGATGCATATTCGTTATCAATCTAAACTGCAGGCCCGGAAAGCCTTAAGCAAAGATGGGAGAATTTTTGGAGAGTCCATCATGATTGGTGTAAAACCATGTATAGATAAA agtgttatggaaaacagtgacAGGTGTGCTTTATCATCTCCATCTGTAGCCTTTACACCACCAATCAAAACCTTAGGTACACCAACCCAACCTGGGAGTACTCCTAGGATTTCTACCATGAGACCTCTTGCTACAGCATACAAAGCTTCTACTAGTGATTATCAG GTTATTTCTGACAGACAGAcaccaaaaaaagatgaaagtctCATATCCAAAGCAATGGAATACATGTTCGGCTGGTAG
- the NUP35 gene encoding nucleoporin NUP35 isoform X3, which yields MNHPLVRNLTLTDINCSCPHMADITGSEPMMLGSPTSPKPGVNAQFLPGFLMGDLPAPVTPQPRSISGPSVGVMEMRSPLLAGGSPPQPVVPAHKDKSGAPPVRSIYDDISSPGLGSTPLTSRRQANISVMQSPLVGVMTTTPGTGQSMFSPANIGQPRKTTLSPAQMDPFYTQGDSLTSEDHLDDTWVTVFGFPQASASYILLQFAQYGNILKHVMSNTGNWMHIRYQSKLQARKALSKDGRIFGESIMIGVKPCIDKSVMENSDRCALSSPSVAFTPPIKTLGTPTQPGSTPRISTMRPLATAYKASTSDYQVISDRQTPKKDESLISKAMEYMFGW from the exons ATGAATCATCCCCTGGTCAGAAATCTGACATTAACTGATATTAATTGTTCATGTCCACATATGGCAGATATTACAG GATCTGAACCAATGATGTTGGGTTCACCCACGTCTCCAAAGCCAGGGGTTAATGCCCAGTTCTTACCTGGATTTTTAATGGGGGATTTGCCAGCTCCAGTGACTCCACAACCCAGATCAATCAGTGGCCCCTCAGTAGGAGTAATGGAAATGAGGTCACCTTTACTTGCGG GTGGGTCACCACCACAGCCAGTTGTACCAGCTCATAAAGATAAAAGTGGAGCTCCACCGGTTAGAAGTATATATGATGACATTTCCAGCCCAGGACTGGGGTCAACACCTTTAACTTCAAGAAGACAG GCAAACATTTCAGTAATGCAGAGTCCTCTTGTTGGAGTTATGACAACTACTCCTGGAACAG GGCAAAGTATGTTTAGTCCAGCAAATATTGGTCAACCACGAAAGACAACGTTATCTCCTGCCCAGATGGATCCTTTTTATACTCAAGGAGATTCTCTGACATCTGAAGATCACCTTGATGACACTTGGGTGACTGTGTTCGG gttTCCTCAAGCATCTGCTTCTTATATATTATTACAATTTGCACAATATGGGAATATCTTAAAACATGTG ATGTCCAACACAGGAAATTGGATGCATATTCGTTATCAATCTAAACTGCAGGCCCGGAAAGCCTTAAGCAAAGATGGGAGAATTTTTGGAGAGTCCATCATGATTGGTGTAAAACCATGTATAGATAAA agtgttatggaaaacagtgacAGGTGTGCTTTATCATCTCCATCTGTAGCCTTTACACCACCAATCAAAACCTTAGGTACACCAACCCAACCTGGGAGTACTCCTAGGATTTCTACCATGAGACCTCTTGCTACAGCATACAAAGCTTCTACTAGTGATTATCAG GTTATTTCTGACAGACAGAcaccaaaaaaagatgaaagtctCATATCCAAAGCAATGGAATACATGTTCGGCTGGTAG